From one Euwallacea fornicatus isolate EFF26 chromosome 4, ASM4011564v1, whole genome shotgun sequence genomic stretch:
- the LOC136350994 gene encoding 1-phosphatidylinositol 4,5-bisphosphate phosphodiesterase epsilon-1-like, with the protein MRELDCQLRNFFQRDGAYIHVHSLSHFDELEKRIPLTAQTSYCAELEELQELLHFPEEVALRLADTEYQLFYQVPPIDYLRQVTADLGGATGTSEASLPGGTASSSKSSVSTLINRFNEVSAWVTQLIISQPTHDARRAVVSCVLRVALSSWNIGNFNGAMEIIAGLKSNKLKPFWLSITEKDTLPILNFLSAALLSAEYDRALSRALAMAECPVVPFFGAFLRELREILASNYPEPGVPNPCGKPPKGSRAEQTQQRQVFISDYNGEDHHFTKIGPGGLINLEKIYRTQAVMDHISLCHQHYHTRNRLSPTVTLINYLKSCIPNESRVLSAARSQDSEMDSEYDVDVDDYHPVQPLVHDHGVSFVCLSSAHTKIDQHVIQILHHGSTVVLWEGQENQTPSTVKGTFLYLRLDRSSTVLTWVRPSWSALKAGNVNEGDPFSQDFNLSFNPEDTLAPGLLTKLALQGGGEQNSMTTLDDGFLDLMSIKEIHLGGRDLDKDSELAAIARRYGLNHEPGNECAFTILHGNGLSDNRLLYVVCPPAECRVWYNGLYWLIRGISRLNNLCDKRLLWLREQYLQLYHEDGYCCGPLAADAIRSFGGRDWSLAGTKPGNNQSAETSGLRREVSMKIKKKQILSNQTFKVSKDKSLKSSFVEPATMCMESSYWRNQTHHRQSTPTTFGADHQPDVARHHSLGQLAYTSASQPKFDRDRHGSTEHLWHGRHPRVGSILYDTQLDFVDFVTLFRSFSLLIRKDLRDLFEQLAISYRSMAVNTTKINGVKSKSSEQHTRKATKFGLLTRNSRQELEGQVVNTQKKVFDAIAAASIFTNCAGIDTNNSQVITLSTFTKFLETRQMETRSEDEVKDLIDRHEPDPTLRAQHCLSFEGFARYLMDKDNYAFIPECEVPMDEEMRKPLSTYYVASSHNTYLTGHQLKGESSIELYSQVLLSGCRCVELDCWDGEDGYPMIYHGHTFTTKIPFTAVVETISKNAFVTSPYPVILSLENHCSLQQQSRMAHIFQRVFGDRLVTSFLFESDYSDEPFLPSPEQLKNRILIKNKKLTMEIPPPFSAMSTPIRPGTGMRHSVPGRTSSIISNASSSSFNDDFSDDDYDDEDDEDAIEEKAMMHSILAPNDSPRPYGPHGKTSSTKRSLPTDDKMRKKGSQISKELSDLVVYVQAIKFRGLNTISPSSSVKQRQKTCVSISGSSIVTTGSSSASNISTSGIGTESDSTLYENEEKKTQRPNINYPCYQCSSINENTAKKLCRKQPLALVAHTQTQLMRTYPAPMRIDSSNFNPVIFWSFGIQMTALNFQTEDTAMQLQNSLFETNGKCGYVTKPRVMWDKSHVMYRRFNPWDKQFDGIHSSQFVISVLSGQYVCQNSVSLSVYVEVEIIGIQVDCAKQRTKVVSKNALNPIWNETFHFRVMFQDLAFLRFTVMDSTNNHLMSQRIIPLRCLKPGYRHLRLKSPQSKYLNMSTLFIYSRTEEESLENTENREDPQVETDSKEPDSFVATSGTPICVKRKMFFLMVYGVIPEEPSTILKITQESTTQDVLLLCLQKANIPLEKVNDYILVEEVARGWEKKDHNLPATQRILDLHERPLQAQSQWRGEGKFILKRMGNDPSSRAWLTSIRSVANRAREARKSDGVLSNAWEENDTFLVCIYNVSPEIPYAILKVPLNACAQDVLAQALLKARRLEDPMNFVLVEELEWGGTSHNIQQRALTDYENVYSAQSSWQTIGRFILQERSNATPTSLRKNKITSTLRLATLDRISRGLNVARNVASNSIKVPVQVALSDPTTSKHSGKVLPPPRGKLHSDKDLSSMAISPKKSREVHSEGETLSDEEQTKDGELLSAVSRLKKVSIRKLKEWKS; encoded by the exons GTCAGCGCTTGGGTAACTCAATTGATCATATCACAACCCACTCACGATGCCAGAAGGGCAGTGGTCTCCTGCGTCCTGCGAGTGGCACTCTCCTCTTGGAACATTGGCAACTTCAATGGAGCGATGGAGATCATTGCGGGCCTCAA ATCAAACAAACTCAAACCATTCTGGCTGTCGATCACCGAGAAAGACACGTTGCCGATCCTTAATTTCCTGTCGGCAGCTTTGTTGTCCGCAGAATATGACCGAGCCCTTAGCCGAGCCCTTGCCATGGCTGAGTGCCCGGTGGTGCCGTTCTTCGGCGCCTTTCTCAGGGAACTCCGAGAGATTCTGGCGAGCAATTACCCGGAACCTGGTGTGCCGAACCCTTGTGGTAAACCCCCAAAAGGCAGCAGGGCGGAGCAGACGCAGCAGAGACAAGTG TTCATATCAGACTACAATGGTGAGGACCATCATTTTACAAAGATCGGACCCGGGGGACTAATCAACCTGGAGAAAATCTATCGAACTCAAGCCGTTATGGACCATATATCGTTATGCCATCAGCATTACCATACAAGAAATCGGCTGAGTCCCACCGTTACCCTCATCAATTATCTTAA gtCATGTATCCCTAATGAATCGCGGGTTTTGTCAGCAGCCCGTTCCCAAGATTCAGAGATGGACAGCGAGTATGACGTAGACGTGGACGATTACCATCCAGTTCAGCCCCTAGTGCACGACCATGGAGTCAGTTTTGTATGTCTTTCATCGGCGCATACCAAAATTGACCAGCACGTAATACAG ATTCTACACCATGGGAGCACAGTGGTACTGTGGGAGGGGCAGGAAAACCAGACGCCTTCCACGGTGAAAGGGACGTTCCTTTATCTACGTTTGGATCGTTCATCCACGGTACTGACATGGGTACGACCTAGCTGGTCGGCGCTGAAAGCCGGGAATGTCAACGAGGGAGATCCGTTTTCGCAGGATTTCAATTTGAGCTTTAATCCTGAGGACACGTTGGCTCCGGGACTGTTGACCAAACTGGCTTTGCAGGGAGGGGGTGAACAAAATTCAATGACCACCCTAGACGATGG ATTCTTAGACTTAATGTCAATAAAGGAGATACACCTAGGGGGCAGAGATTTAGATAAGGATAGTGAGTTGGCGGCGATAGCCCGTCGATATGGATTAAACCATGAACCAGGGAATGAATGCGCTTTCACAATTCTGCACGGGAACGGCCTTAGCGATAATAGATTGCTGTATGTGGTCTGTCCTCCTGCTGAATGCAG ggTCTGGTATAACGGGCTGTACTGGCTAATTCGTGGCATATCTAGGCTTAATAACCTCTGTGATAAACGTTTGCTATGGTTAAGGGAACAATACTTGCAACTGTATCATGAAGATGGGTACTGTTGCGGCCCGTTGGCGGCGGATGCAATTCGG TCGTTTGGTGGAAGAGACTGGTCACTAGCCGGAACAAAGCCTGGTAATAACCAATCAGCCGAAACGTCGGGACTAAGGCGGGAAGTCTccatgaaaataaagaagaaacaaattttgagtaatcAAACATTCAAGGTTAGCAAG GATAAAAGTTTGAAGTCGTCCTTCGTGGAACCGGCCACCATGTGCATGGAGAGCAGCTACTGGAGGAACCAAACGCACCATAGACAGTCCACTCCCACCACGTTTGGTGCCGATCACCAGCCGGATGTGGCGCGTCATCACAGTTTAGGCCAACTGGCCTATACTTCGGCCAGTCAACCAAAATTCGACAG AGACCGACACGGCTCTACTGAGCACCTGTGGCATGGCAGACATCCTAGAGTTGGCTCAATTTTGTATGATACTCAGTTAGATTTCGTAGATTTTGTAACGTTATTTCGTTCATTTAG TTTATTAATTCGAAAAGATCTCAGAGATTTATTCGAACAGTTAGCAATATCTTATAGAAGTATGGCTGTGAATACTACTAAGATAAACGGAGTAAAATCGAAATCCTCGGAGCAGCACACCCGaaaagctacaaaatttg GATTGTTGACGAGAAATAGCCGACAAGAACTGGAAGGTCAAGTGGTCAATACTCAGAAGAAGGTGTTTGACGCCATTGCTGCTGCTAGCATTTTTACCAACTGCGCCGGGATTGATACTAATAATTCTCAAGTGATAACTTTGTCGACTTTCACAAAATTCCTAGAAACTAGGCAGATGGAAACGAGAAGTGAAGACGAAGTGAAAGATTTAATAGAT AGGCACGAACCTGATCCAACACTCAGAGCCCAGCATTGTCTGTCCTTCGAAGGGTTTGCCAGATACCTTATGGATAAGGACAACTACGCGTTCATTCCAGAATGCGAAGTGCCAATGGACGAGGAAATGCGAAAGCCTTTGTCCACCTATTACGTTGCTTCATCCCACAACACGTATTTGACTGGTCACCAGCTGAAGGGAGAATCATCTATTGAACTATACAGTCAG GTATTGCTCTCTGGTTGCCGGTGCGTTGAATTGGATTGCTGGGACGGGGAGGATGGGTATCCGATGATTTATCATGGACACACGTTCACCACCAAGATCCCTTTCACTGCGGTCGTGGAAACCATCAGCAAAAACGCTTTTGTTACTTCGCCATACCCCGTGATTTTGTCCTTAGAAAATCATTGTTCGTTGCAGCAACAGTCGAGGATGGCGCATATTTTTCAG AGGGTCTTTGGCGATCGCTTGGTTACCAGCTTTCTCTTTGAAAGTGACTATAGCGATGAGCCTTTCCTTCCATCTCCGGAACAACTGAAAAATAGAATTCTGATCAAAAACAAGAAGTTAACCATGGAAATCCCTCCACCCTTCAGTGCCATGTCCACGCCCATCCGACCTGGAACTGGCATGAGGCACTCGGTGCCAGGCAGAACCAGCTCTATAATCAGCAACGCTAGTTCCAGCTCGTTCAATGACGACTTCAGTGACGATGATTACGATGATGAAGACGACGAGGATGCTATCGAAG AAAAAGCTATGATGCATTCCATATTAGCACCAAACGACTCTCCTCGTCCTTATGGACCTCATGGGAAAACTAGCTCGACCAAGAGATCATTGCCTACGGATGATAAGATGAGGAAGAAAGGAAGCCAAATTTCGAAGGAACTATCTGATCTGGTTGTATACGTGCAG GCCATCAAGTTTCGAGGTTTGAACACCATATCGCCCAGCAGCTCGGTCAAGCAAAGGCAGAAGACTTGTGTTTCCATATCTGGTAGTTCGATAGTGACAACAGGCAGCAGTTCTGCATCAAACATATCAACGTCAGGTATCGGAACAGAATCCGATAGTACTTTATACGAAAACGAG GAAAAGAAGACTCAAAGACCAAACATTAACTACCCCTGCTATCAGTGTTCGTCTATAAACGAAAACACAGCAAAGAAGTTATGCAGAAAGCAACCTCTGGCTTTGGTGGCCCACACTCAAACTCAGCTGATGAGGACGTATCCAGCACCAATGAGAATCGATTCTAGCAATTTCAATCCTGTGATATTTTGGTCGTTTG GAATTCAAATGACGGcactaaattttcaaactgaAGATACTGCAATGCAGCTGCAAAATTCACTCTTCGAAACCAATGGGAAGTGCGGATATGTCACAAAGCCTAGAGTGATGTGGGATAAGAGTCACGTAATGTATCGAAG ATTCAATCCCTGGGATAAACAATTTGATGGGATTCACTCTTCCCAGTTCGTAATAAGTGTCCTTTCTGGGCAATATGTATGCCAGAACAGCGTTTCTCTAAGTGTGTATGTGGAAGTTGAAATTATTGGGATTCAAGTGGACTGTGCCAAGCAAAGGACTAAAGTT GTATCAAAAAACGCATTGAATCCCATCTGGAACGAAACGTTCCACTTTAGAGTAATGTTCCAAGATTTGGCCTTCCTGAGATTTACGGTAATGGATTCTACCAATAACCATTTGATGTCCCAAAGAATTATACCTCTTCGTTGTCTGAAGCCAGGTTACAGACATTTACG TTTGAAAAGCCCGCAAAGCAAATACCTCAACATGTCGACACTGTTCATATATTCGCGCACTGAGGAAGAAAGCTTGGAAAACACAGAAAATAGGGAAGATCCGCAGGTGGAGACCGATTCTAAGGAACCTGATAGTTTTGTCG CAACATCTGGAACTCCAATATGCGTGAAAcgcaaaatgtttttcctcatGGTGTATGGGGTAATCCCGGAAGAACCGTCCACCATACTGAAGATCACCCAAGAGTCTACAACCCAAGACGTTCTTCTGCTTTGCTTGCAAAAGGCCAATATACCTCTAGAAAAGGTCAATGACTATATTTTAGTCGAAGAAGTGGCGAGAG GTTGGGAAAAGAAAGATCACAATTTGCCAGCCACTCAACGGATCTTGGATCTGCACGAGAGGCCGCTGCAAGCGCAAAGTCAATGGAGAGGAGAGGGCAAGTTTATCTTGAAAAGAATGGGCAATGACCCAAGTAGTAGGGCATGGCTCACATCGATCCGAAGTGTGGCCAATAGAGCTAGAGAGGCCAGGAAGTCTGATGGTGTTCTCAGCAACGCATGGGAGGAAAACGATACTTTTTTGGTGTGCATTTACAATGTTTCGCCTGAAATCCCATACGCAATTCTTAAG GTGCCTTTAAATGCGTGCGCCCAAGACGTCCTAGCTCAAGCCCTGCTGAAAGCACGCAGGCTCGAAGACCCCATGAACTTCGTATTGGTGGAAGAACTAGAATGGGGCGGGACCTCTCACAACATTCAGCAGCGCGCTTTGACGGACTACGAGAACGTCTATAGCGCTCAGTCTTCGTGGCAAACCATTGGCCGGTTCATTTTGCAGGAGAGGTCCAACGCCACGCCCACTTCTTTAAGGAAGAATAAAATCACATCTACCTTGAGATTGGCCACTTTGGACCGGATTAGCAGAGGGCTTAATGTCGCCAGAAACGTTGCTAGCAACAGCATTAAGGTGCCTGTACAG GTGGCGCTAAGCGACCCAACGACATCCAAACATTCGGGGAAGGTCCTCCCCCCTCCGAGGGGAAAATTGCACTCGGACAAAGACTTAAGCTCAATGGCGATAAGTCCAAAAAAGTCACGCGAAGTGCATTCAGAAGGGGAGACTTTATCGGACGAAGAGCAAACCAAAGATGGAGAGTTGTTGTCTGCTGTTTCGAGGTTGAAGAAAGTGTCTATTAGGAAGCTGAAAGAGTGGAAGTCCTGA